The DNA region TGGAGAAGGCGGCTGAGAAGGTCTCCGACCTCACCGACACCCTTGGTGACGTCGCCCAGAACGGAGGCGTCCTGCCCAAGGTCGGTTCCCGTGTCCTGCAGGGTGACTCCCCGCTCAAGGCCTTCATGGGCGAGAAGGCTAAGAGCATCAAGGACAACCTCGTCGACAAGGCCAAGGAGACGTTCGGGGGAGGCGGCAAGCCCGGCCGCAAGGCGGGCAAGAAGACGATGAACATCGTGGAGGCACTGGATGTCGGCGTCCCTGTGCGCACCGCCTACGACCACTGGACGCAGTACGAGGATTTCAGCGGCTTCGCGAAGGGTGTGCAGAGCGTTTCACAGGGCGATGAAGTCACCACCGACTGGAAGGTGAAAGTCGGACCCTCTAAACGCAGCTTCAAGGCAACGGTCCAGGAGCAGATCCCGGACGAGCGCATCGTGTGGACCTCCGAAGGAGCCAAGGGCAGCACTCGGGGGGTCGTCAGCTTCCACGAGCTCACCCCGAACCTGACCCGCATCGTCCTCGTCGTCGAGTACTACCCCAACGGCTTCTTCGAGAAGACCGGCAACATCTGGCGCGCCCAGGGCCGGCGCCTCCGCCTCGACTTCAAGAACTTCCAGCGGCACGTCTCCCTGTCCAACGACGAAGCCCAAGGCTGGCGCGGTGAGATCCGCGACGGCGAGGTGGTGCGCACGCACGAGGAGGCGATGGAAGACGAAGCCGCCGAGGACGACCGGCTCGGAGAAGACGAATACGACGAAGAGGAGGAGCCCGAGGAGGAGTACGACGACGAGGAAGAAGAGCCCGAGGGTGAGTACGACGAGGAAGAGGAGGAGCCCGAGGGTGAGTACGACGAGGAAGAGGAGGAGCCCGAGGACGAGTACGACGACGAGTACGACGATCGCGACTACGGGGAAGAGGACGAACAACCGGAAGAGGAGGATGAGGAGTACGTGGAGGAAGCCCACTGACCGGCCACGGGGCAGCCAACCCGCACTGCGCACCGGCCCGACTGCCGAGCCCGCGGCGGAGGCGAGCAGCCACCCGGCTTGCAGCTGGCAGCGAGGTGGCGTTGCTCCTGCCCCTGGCCATCCTCCAGCCGGGAAGCCGAAGGCGACGGCTCGCCAGGCCCACCAGGCGCGGACCGGCCCCCCGATCGTGTCAGGGACATGGCCGCCCAGGCCAGCCGCCGGCCTGGGCGCCGAAACCCAAGCACCGACCACATCCTGCACTGGCCCCAGTGGCGCTCCCGACGCCACAGGCCCGGACCAGCCGCTGGCTCGCCCTGGCCGGCGCCCTCTACGGGTGGGCCCCGCGCTCGCGGGGGTTGCTCCGGTGACCACGTTCGTCGACCAGGGCGGAGCCGAGGACTCCCCGGATCTCCCCACTCCATGCCCGCCATAGCGATCTCTTGCACGAAGGACCGGCCCAGAGATCAGGCCGCCCGGAGTCTCGGGCCCCGGTCACTAAATGCTTTCGTAAGCATTTCGTTGGGGCCTACGACTGGTCCCAATACGACTGGTCCCAACCTTACGGGTCAGGTGTCGCCTTGGTGCGGCCGCCCGTCCTCGGGGGACGCATTGTCATCGTCGAAGTCGACGTCGACGTGCTGCTCGGGGCGGCGTTCTTCCTGGTTCGCGATGGATTCCAGGACTTTCTCGTCTGCCTCGGTGAGCGGTGGCTGCAGAATGCTTCGCGGCCACAGTCGCCGGTGCAGAACCACGTTGGTCTCGGCCGCGTACACGGTGATCGTCGCGGCCAGAGCGAGCCAGGAGAGCAGGCCGATCACGGTTGCGAAGAACCCGTAGACAGCTGTGGCGTGGCGCAGCTGGTGGGCCACGAGGACGGCACCGAAGGCCTGCAGGACTGTGAACAAAGGCCCGGCGATCGCACATCCGGGCAGCAGGGCGCGAGTGGAGATGATCTTGGGAGTCAGGATGCGAAAGCAGGCCAGGCACAGGCCCGTGTTGAGCAAGGCGGACAGGACGAGGGCGCCGATGTGGGCGGCCAGCCCGCCAAGAGTGGTGGCGACGAGGGTAGCGGCGGCCGTGGCGAGTAGCAGGCCCACGGCGAGGGTGCTGAACAGCAGCAGGCTGCGGGCCAGGCGCGGGAAGTAGCCGGGGCGGACCACTCCGGGCACGTTCCAGACC from Kitasatospora cathayae includes:
- a CDS encoding SRPBCC family protein, which encodes MAATGDRSAAGSGVDQLREEVVNFLGAQLEHLVEKAAEKVSDLTDTLGDVAQNGGVLPKVGSRVLQGDSPLKAFMGEKAKSIKDNLVDKAKETFGGGGKPGRKAGKKTMNIVEALDVGVPVRTAYDHWTQYEDFSGFAKGVQSVSQGDEVTTDWKVKVGPSKRSFKATVQEQIPDERIVWTSEGAKGSTRGVVSFHELTPNLTRIVLVVEYYPNGFFEKTGNIWRAQGRRLRLDFKNFQRHVSLSNDEAQGWRGEIRDGEVVRTHEEAMEDEAAEDDRLGEDEYDEEEEPEEEYDDEEEEPEGEYDEEEEEPEGEYDEEEEEPEDEYDDEYDDRDYGEEDEQPEEEDEEYVEEAH
- a CDS encoding YihY/virulence factor BrkB family protein — translated: MNPVERTLRALDRAQQHHAVPGMVVGVIKKYGDDRGSLLTALIAYYGFMALIPLLLLLSTILSFILHGHPGAQKTIVNSALVDFPIIGDQLRQNVHSVQGSGLALVVALLGLVYGALGIAQVLQHAMAEVWNVPGVVRPGYFPRLARSLLLFSTLAVGLLLATAAATLVATTLGGLAAHIGALVLSALLNTGLCLACFRILTPKIISTRALLPGCAIAGPLFTVLQAFGAVLVAHQLRHATAVYGFFATVIGLLSWLALAATITVYAAETNVVLHRRLWPRSILQPPLTEADEKVLESIANQEERRPEQHVDVDFDDDNASPEDGRPHQGDT